In Muribaculum gordoncarteri, the genomic window TTTGGGATGCCAAGGACTATGCAGGCGCTTATGATGCATGGAACATATACACAACAATGCCCGAAAATAAATCGCTCGGCGAAGAAGCTCCCAAGGCTCCTGCCGACTCGATAGTAGGTGAAATCCTCTATTTCCAGGGCCTTGCAGCATGGCAGGCTGAAAAGCTCCCCGTTGCTCTTGAATCGTTCAATGCCGCTCGTGCAAAGGGTTACAATACACCTTCCCTCTATGACTATGCAATCAGTGTGGCTGCTCAATCGCAGGACAATGATGCAGTAGTTGCTCTTGCACAGGCTGCCAATGACCTTTATGGTGAAACCGATTCAAAGTATCTGACAATCATCATCAACGACAAGATTAACAACGAGAAGTATGATGAGGCTCAGACTCTGTTGGAGAAGGCAATCGCAGTTTCTCCCCAGAATGCCGAACTTTACGATGTTATGGGTATTTTGTATCAGAGCAAGAAGAACTATGACAAGGCTCGCGAATATATCTCGAAGGCTGTTGAACTTGCTCCCGACAATGCAAAGGCTCACCTCGACCTCGGACGAGTTATCTATGCTCAGGCTGTGACAATCGACGAGGAGAACCAGAACCTCGAGCAGGCCGAATACAACAAGCTTAGAGCCGAGAAGATCGACCCGATGCTTAAGGAAGCCGCTCCCTATCTTGAAAAGGCTCTTAGCGACGAGAACACCGAGAGCGAAGCTCGCCGTCTGCTCCGCAGCCTCTACTATAGCCTTGGTGACGAAACCAATCTCAAGCGTATCGAGGCTATGTAATAAGCGTGTCATTGATTGACATTATAATATCAGGGGAATCGCAATCGTGCGGTTCCCCTTTTTTATTTCGTGATGTTGCGAATAAATAGTAACTTTGTGCTTAAACAATATCATATTAGAATTATAGAGAGATGGCTGACACTATTGCACAATTTGACAACGCTTTGGCTATGTGCCGCGATGTATTCGTCAAGAAACTCAAGGACTACGGTGCTTCATGGCGCATAATGCGACCCGAATCGGTGACCGATCAGATATTCATCAAGGCTACACGTATACGCTCGCTTGAAACCAAAAAGACTTCAAAGGTGGGTGAGGGTATTTTGCCTGAATTCATCGCAATCGTTAATTATGGAGCCATTGGCCTTATTCAGCTTGAACTCGGTTACTGCGACACCGACGACATGGATGTCGACAAGGCCATAGCATTGTATGACCGTCACGTAAGGCGCACGCGCGAACTGATGATTGCCAAGAATCATGACTATGACGAGGCCTGGCGGGGAATGAGGGTTCACTCCTATACCGATATAATACTACAGAAACTTATGCGTACCAAGCAGATTGAGGATAATAACGGTGTCACCATCATGTCGGAGGGCGTCGATGCCAATTACCAGGATATGATGAATTATGCAGTGTTTGCAATAATTAAGCTTACTGAAGATTAATGGTTATGGACATCAGGACATTCTTTGATCGGCACAGGACCGCAATTGTATGGATTTTCCGTCTGATTGTCGGCGGCACGTTTATCATTTCAGGTCTTGCCAAGATGATAGATGTGTGGGGTTCCATCTACAAGATTGAGCAGTATCTTAATGTGTGGGGAGTGCCTCAACCGCGTTCGATAGTATTCTTTGTGGCGTTGATGCTGTCGGGTGTCGAATTCATACTCGGATGCATGCTTGCGACAGGAAGCTACAAGCGGGTTTCCGTTTGGGCCATGACTGCACTTATGGCATTCATGTTGCCGTTGACGCTCTACATTGCCATTGATGACCCGGTGCCTGATTGCGGATGTTTCGGCGACTTCCTCGTAATATCCAACACGGCTACGTTCCTGAAAAACGTATTGCTCGTAGCCATGTTGGTCTATCTGCTGTTCAACAATAATAAGGTTAGCGGCCTCTTTTCCACCTATACGCAATGGCTTGAAGGATTCTTGTGTGTCATATATGTGGCTGTCATAGGATTCTTCGGTTACTCGGTTCAACCCCTTGTCGATTTTCGACCTTATAAGGTGGGAACATCATTGGTGGTTGATGAAGAGAGCGACGACACCGGGCTTGATATTATTTTCGTATATGAGAAGGACGGAAATAGACAGTCATTTTCGGCTGACAATCTGCCCGACAGCACATGGACATTTGTCGACCGTGAAATCGGCTCAAGCAATCTTGTGCACGAGCATGGCGATGGCATAGTGATATATGATGGCGATGACGATGTGACAAGCGAGGTGATACTCGGTGACGGTGAACAGATACTGCTGCTGATACCCGAGATGAACAATATCGACATATCGTCGACCTATCTAATTAATGAAATCGAGCGTTACATCGTTTCTCG contains:
- a CDS encoding DUF1599 domain-containing protein, which produces MADTIAQFDNALAMCRDVFVKKLKDYGASWRIMRPESVTDQIFIKATRIRSLETKKTSKVGEGILPEFIAIVNYGAIGLIQLELGYCDTDDMDVDKAIALYDRHVRRTRELMIAKNHDYDEAWRGMRVHSYTDIILQKLMRTKQIEDNNGVTIMSEGVDANYQDMMNYAVFAIIKLTED
- a CDS encoding tetratricopeptide repeat protein, which encodes MKKLSILGLCLLAVASASAQKSLVKEVEGKAKGFNADYAAARDQLKPALTNPESKDEAQTWYVAGTIEFGDYDAMLGKKAVGQQVDEPKMGRALLDGYKYYMTAFPLDTVVEKDKNGSPKLNKDGSPKTKTKYSKDMAKKLAAHYNDYVTGGQLLWDAKDYAGAYDAWNIYTTMPENKSLGEEAPKAPADSIVGEILYFQGLAAWQAEKLPVALESFNAARAKGYNTPSLYDYAISVAAQSQDNDAVVALAQAANDLYGETDSKYLTIIINDKINNEKYDEAQTLLEKAIAVSPQNAELYDVMGILYQSKKNYDKAREYISKAVELAPDNAKAHLDLGRVIYAQAVTIDEENQNLEQAEYNKLRAEKIDPMLKEAAPYLEKALSDENTESEARRLLRSLYYSLGDETNLKRIEAM
- a CDS encoding BT_3928 family protein codes for the protein MDIRTFFDRHRTAIVWIFRLIVGGTFIISGLAKMIDVWGSIYKIEQYLNVWGVPQPRSIVFFVALMLSGVEFILGCMLATGSYKRVSVWAMTALMAFMLPLTLYIAIDDPVPDCGCFGDFLVISNTATFLKNVLLVAMLVYLLFNNNKVSGLFSTYTQWLEGFLCVIYVAVIGFFGYSVQPLVDFRPYKVGTSLVVDEESDDTGLDIIFVYEKDGNRQSFSADNLPDSTWTFVDREIGSSNLVHEHGDGIVIYDGDDDVTSEVILGDGEQILLLIPEMNNIDISSTYLINEIERYIVSRGGEMIGVLGTNDDGLEQWRDLSMATYPLYTADDTSIKELARGNVAMVYLKDGIIQWKRTLVSIDSDLFASPDDNTLDNLRYSGTTYFWLFTLIFIGLELILWGIDRSGHAVKLHFARRNRKK